The proteins below come from a single Chryseobacterium nepalense genomic window:
- a CDS encoding pentapeptide repeat-containing protein, with amino-acid sequence MEEVYILDQTFENADFSQIQRGEYEHCIFRNCNLEYADLSGFSFNNCEFTGCNLSMAKLCRTAFREVIFKECKMFGLHFNECNEFGMSFRFDGCYLNNSVFYKQALKRHYLKIQN; translated from the coding sequence ATGGAAGAAGTGTACATTTTAGATCAAACTTTCGAAAATGCAGATTTTTCACAAATTCAAAGAGGAGAATATGAACACTGTATCTTTCGGAATTGTAATCTTGAATATGCTGATCTTTCTGGTTTCAGTTTTAATAACTGTGAATTTACAGGCTGTAATCTAAGCATGGCAAAACTCTGTAGAACCGCCTTCCGGGAAGTTATCTTTAAAGAATGTAAGATGTTCGGCCTTCATTTTAACGAATGCAATGAATTTGGAATGTCGTTTAGGTTTGACGGATGTTATTTAAATAATTCTGTTTTCTACAAACAAGCATTAAAAAGACATTATTTAAAGATTCAAAATTGA
- a CDS encoding glutamine synthetase III — MSTLRFKALETLPFKDFRRDNSVEVPVKLSELFCQNVFSEETMREYLTKEAFNSIMDAVKKGTKIQRHIADQVAVAMKDWAMSKGVTHYTHWFQPLTGSTAEKHDSFFTPIEGGRAIERFSGNLLIQQEPDASSFPNGGIRNTFEARGYTAWDPTSPAFIMGTTLCIPSIFISYTGETLDYKAPLLRALNSVDEAATNVMQYFDKNVTKVTPTLGWEQEYFLVDSALYQSRPDLVLTGKTLLGHSPAKGQQLDDHYFGSIPTRVMNFMMELEVECMKLGIPVTTRHNEVAPNQFELAPMFEEVNVAVDHNSLLMDVMARVAHRHHFHILFHEKPFAGVNGSGKHNNWSLATDTGENLLSPGKNPKKNLQFLTFFVNTIKAVHEYADLLRASIASASNDHRLGANEAPPAIISVFIGSQLFRVLEELEKVKEGKLSPDEKTDLKLNVVGKIPEILLDNTDRNRTSPFAFTGNKFEIRAVGSSANCAESMTVMNTIAAKQLRDFKKEVDALIEKGLKKDEAIFNVLREYIKQCKNIMFEGDGYSDDWAKEAEKRGLNNLKTTPEALKQEMDEKFLSLYEELGIFTHREVEARNEIKLEKYSTVIDIEARVLSDIARNHIIPSALNYQNRLIENVKGLKEIFGDNEFKSLAKEQMSLITSISENVSKIKLGVEDLIKAREEAKAVTESQKQAEDYCNKVKPLFDDIREASDALEMMVDDELWPMTKYREMLFTK; from the coding sequence ATGTCAACTTTAAGATTCAAAGCGTTAGAAACTTTACCATTTAAGGACTTTAGAAGAGATAATTCTGTAGAAGTTCCTGTAAAACTATCCGAATTGTTTTGCCAAAATGTTTTCTCAGAAGAGACAATGAGAGAATATTTAACAAAAGAAGCATTCAATTCTATTATGGATGCAGTAAAAAAAGGAACTAAAATCCAGAGACACATTGCAGACCAGGTAGCTGTAGCAATGAAAGACTGGGCCATGAGCAAAGGCGTAACCCATTACACGCACTGGTTCCAGCCATTAACAGGAAGCACTGCTGAAAAACACGATTCTTTCTTCACCCCGATTGAAGGCGGAAGAGCCATCGAAAGATTCAGCGGAAATTTATTGATCCAGCAGGAGCCGGATGCATCTTCTTTCCCGAACGGTGGTATCAGAAACACTTTTGAAGCGAGAGGATACACAGCATGGGATCCTACATCTCCGGCATTCATCATGGGAACAACTTTATGTATTCCTTCCATTTTCATCTCTTATACCGGAGAGACCTTAGATTATAAAGCGCCTCTTTTAAGAGCACTTAACTCTGTGGATGAAGCTGCAACCAATGTAATGCAGTATTTTGACAAAAACGTTACCAAAGTAACGCCTACTTTAGGTTGGGAACAGGAATATTTCCTTGTAGATTCAGCATTATACCAATCCCGTCCGGATCTTGTATTAACCGGGAAAACTTTATTAGGACATTCTCCCGCAAAAGGACAGCAATTGGACGATCATTATTTCGGTTCTATTCCTACGAGAGTAATGAACTTCATGATGGAATTAGAAGTGGAGTGCATGAAACTGGGAATCCCTGTAACAACGAGACATAATGAAGTAGCACCAAACCAGTTCGAGCTTGCACCAATGTTCGAAGAGGTAAACGTTGCCGTTGACCACAATTCTTTATTGATGGATGTAATGGCAAGAGTTGCCCACAGACACCATTTCCATATTTTATTCCACGAAAAGCCATTCGCAGGCGTAAACGGAAGCGGAAAGCACAATAACTGGTCTTTAGCAACCGATACCGGTGAAAACTTATTAAGCCCTGGAAAAAACCCTAAGAAAAACTTACAGTTCTTAACATTCTTCGTGAATACCATCAAAGCGGTTCATGAATATGCAGACCTTTTAAGAGCAAGTATAGCTTCAGCAAGCAACGATCACAGATTAGGTGCCAACGAAGCTCCACCGGCAATTATCTCCGTATTTATCGGAAGCCAGCTTTTCAGAGTACTGGAAGAGCTTGAAAAAGTAAAGGAAGGAAAACTTTCCCCGGACGAAAAAACAGATTTAAAACTGAATGTTGTTGGAAAAATTCCTGAAATTTTGTTGGATAACACCGACAGAAACAGAACTTCTCCTTTTGCATTTACAGGAAATAAATTCGAAATCAGAGCGGTTGGATCTTCTGCAAACTGCGCAGAATCTATGACGGTAATGAATACCATCGCAGCAAAACAGCTTCGTGATTTCAAAAAAGAAGTGGATGCATTAATTGAAAAAGGTCTTAAGAAAGACGAAGCTATCTTCAACGTATTAAGAGAGTACATCAAGCAGTGTAAAAACATCATGTTTGAAGGTGACGGATATTCTGACGACTGGGCAAAAGAAGCTGAAAAGAGAGGATTAAATAATTTAAAAACCACTCCTGAAGCTCTTAAACAGGAAATGGATGAGAAGTTTTTATCGCTTTATGAAGAGTTGGGAATTTTTACTCACAGAGAAGTTGAAGCAAGAAACGAAATCAAATTAGAAAAATATTCAACGGTTATTGATATTGAAGCAAGAGTATTAAGTGACATCGCAAGAAACCATATTATTCCTTCTGCTTTAAATTATCAGAACAGACTGATTGAAAACGTAAAAGGCCTTAAAGAAATCTTTGGAGATAATGAGTTCAAATCTCTGGCCAAAGAACAGATGAGCTTAATCACAAGTATTTCTGAGAATGTATCTAAAATAAAATTAGGTGTTGAAGATCTTATCAAGGCAAGAGAAGAAGCTAAAGCAGTTACTGAAAGCCAAAAGCAGGCGGAAGATTACTGCAATAAAGTGAAGCCGCTATTCGACGATATCAGAGAAGCATCAGATGCTCTTGAAATGATGGTGGATGATGAGCTTTGGCCAATGACAAAATATAGAGAAATGTTATTTACAAAGTAA
- the rodA gene encoding rod shape-determining protein RodA: MKWAEGIDKLGLGLYFLLCAFAIANIYSVDQKLGEKQLIFFGISLFVGLVIFVGRSKFFENMSGIIYIGGVLLLIGLFPFGKEILGQKNWYKFGSFTMQPVEFAKIGTALMLANYVSGPEFNLKNKKSFWTTLAIIGIPAVVVLAIPDVGSMLVFIAFFIALYREGLSGLLFGVGFLFAAVFLISLAVNPIWVALAIVLIVGGWIAMNYYKMSWNIISISGIVGSVVLLCGLAFGSPYILEKLPKHQRERIEVLYKGEKAFRDTSGYNLLYSKTAIGSGGLWGKGYREGSVTQGKFVPEQETDYIFCTVGEEWGFAGSALLILCYMVYIGRIYYLAEQQKSGFNRVFGYCFASILLMHFTINLGMVMGLFPTVGIPLPYFSYGGSSLLAFSMMTFIFFKLNYSDKNSLV, encoded by the coding sequence ATGAAATGGGCAGAAGGAATAGATAAATTAGGTCTCGGTCTGTATTTTCTGCTTTGTGCTTTTGCCATTGCAAATATTTACAGTGTAGATCAGAAATTAGGAGAAAAACAATTGATTTTCTTTGGTATTTCACTTTTTGTAGGGCTGGTAATTTTCGTGGGAAGAAGTAAGTTCTTTGAAAATATGTCAGGGATTATTTATATTGGTGGCGTCTTGTTACTGATTGGGTTATTTCCTTTCGGTAAAGAGATTCTCGGACAGAAAAACTGGTACAAGTTCGGTAGTTTTACGATGCAGCCTGTGGAGTTTGCCAAAATCGGGACCGCATTAATGCTTGCCAATTATGTTTCCGGTCCTGAATTTAATTTAAAGAATAAAAAATCATTTTGGACTACATTAGCTATTATCGGGATTCCTGCAGTGGTGGTTCTGGCTATTCCTGATGTGGGTTCCATGTTGGTTTTTATCGCATTTTTCATTGCATTATACAGGGAAGGACTTAGCGGATTATTATTTGGAGTAGGATTTCTTTTTGCTGCAGTTTTCCTCATTTCCCTGGCTGTTAATCCTATTTGGGTTGCCCTTGCCATTGTTTTGATCGTAGGAGGGTGGATTGCCATGAATTACTACAAAATGTCATGGAACATTATTTCCATTTCGGGAATTGTAGGATCGGTTGTTTTACTTTGCGGACTGGCCTTCGGTTCGCCATATATTTTAGAAAAACTTCCAAAGCACCAGAGAGAAAGAATTGAAGTACTCTATAAAGGTGAAAAAGCGTTCAGAGATACATCGGGATACAATTTGCTGTATTCAAAAACAGCGATCGGATCTGGCGGACTGTGGGGGAAAGGATATCGTGAAGGTTCTGTTACCCAGGGTAAATTCGTTCCCGAACAGGAAACCGATTATATTTTCTGCACCGTTGGCGAAGAATGGGGCTTTGCAGGAAGTGCATTGTTGATCCTTTGCTACATGGTTTACATTGGAAGAATCTATTATCTGGCAGAACAACAGAAATCGGGGTTTAACCGTGTTTTTGGATACTGCTTTGCTTCGATCCTTTTAATGCACTTTACTATTAATTTAGGCATGGTTATGGGCTTGTTTCCGACGGTTGGGATTCCTTTGCCTTATTTCAGTTATGGAGGAAGTTCTCTGCTTGCCTTTTCGATGATGACCTTTATTTTCTTTAAATTAAATTATTCGGATAAGAATAGCTTGGTATAA
- a CDS encoding penicillin-binding transpeptidase domain-containing protein: MIFIARLAYLQLFTDRYALNAANTSIKIEYVIPQRGVIFDRNGKIMVGNQPAYEISFTQALMRPDFDTIAFCNLMKISKNDFIRTIDAIKKEKYYSKLTPMTFMKNLSREDIARVQEIIFKYPAFSIVSRPQRQYEVSTSGNLLGYTSEVNEREIKKDSAYYLPGDFIGKTGIEKAYEKELRGIKGMKYIQKDIKLRNVGPYKNGSLDKDVVTGKDITLTIDYDLQRIAEEMMVNKHGAIVAIDPNNGEVLVAATGPDIDPNLFTGPNKSRNLYALSKDTIYENKPTFDRSLQAAYPPGSTFKLLTALAAMQMGVMDEKTIFPCGGGFYYKGKRIKGHGGADPLIPSIQVSSNCFFTYAFIAIIKKYPGNPSRGVDEWKKIMSSFGVGEFLNNDFAVGARGRIPSGDFYENRFKAIMKASGSKRTDFKNWDEMSTGAIYNGMGQGDVLVTPLQLANYVSAIANKGWYYTPHIVKAIDGKPNPDPRFKKKHQTLVDKKHFDPVLRGMEAVVLNGTARGLKSSDFTQLAKTGTAQVPQGKDNSIFVLIAPADKPKIVVAAVMEHAGFGATWAGPAATIIAEKYITGDIKREHLYKKMVTSSFMPEYKRQWIADLKRKGLYKPSEDSIKQKRILDSLKLIKEQKAKMQKKAEEEKKNVNKTKPAKQ, translated from the coding sequence ATGATTTTTATAGCGAGATTGGCTTATTTACAGCTTTTTACCGATAGGTATGCGCTTAATGCCGCCAATACTTCCATTAAAATAGAATATGTCATCCCACAGCGTGGAGTTATTTTTGACAGGAACGGGAAGATTATGGTGGGAAACCAGCCTGCCTATGAAATTTCTTTTACACAGGCTCTCATGAGACCTGATTTTGATACAATTGCCTTCTGTAATCTGATGAAAATTTCTAAAAACGATTTTATCAGAACCATTGATGCCATTAAGAAAGAAAAATATTATTCCAAACTGACGCCGATGACTTTCATGAAAAATCTCAGCAGGGAAGATATTGCGAGGGTTCAGGAGATTATATTTAAATATCCGGCATTTAGTATTGTGTCAAGGCCACAGCGCCAGTATGAGGTTTCAACTTCCGGAAATCTTTTGGGATATACGAGTGAAGTAAACGAAAGAGAGATCAAAAAAGATTCTGCCTATTATCTGCCCGGAGATTTCATCGGTAAAACGGGAATTGAAAAGGCTTATGAAAAAGAATTGCGGGGGATTAAGGGAATGAAGTACATTCAGAAAGATATTAAGCTTCGTAATGTAGGACCTTACAAAAACGGATCTCTTGATAAAGATGTGGTTACCGGGAAAGATATCACCCTTACTATTGATTATGACCTCCAAAGAATTGCAGAGGAAATGATGGTCAACAAGCATGGTGCAATTGTGGCTATTGATCCCAATAACGGCGAAGTTTTGGTGGCCGCAACAGGTCCTGATATTGATCCCAATCTATTTACAGGCCCAAATAAATCAAGGAATCTCTACGCTCTTTCAAAAGATACGATTTACGAAAATAAACCAACCTTTGACAGGTCACTTCAGGCTGCATATCCGCCGGGTTCTACCTTTAAATTGTTAACGGCTCTTGCGGCAATGCAGATGGGCGTAATGGATGAGAAGACAATTTTTCCCTGCGGTGGCGGGTTTTATTATAAAGGAAAAAGAATTAAAGGTCACGGCGGTGCAGATCCTCTAATCCCTTCTATTCAGGTTTCGAGTAACTGTTTCTTTACATATGCTTTTATTGCGATCATTAAAAAATATCCCGGAAATCCTTCCAGAGGTGTTGATGAGTGGAAAAAAATCATGAGCAGCTTTGGGGTAGGTGAATTTTTAAATAATGATTTTGCAGTAGGAGCCAGAGGTAGAATCCCTTCTGGTGATTTCTATGAAAATAGATTTAAAGCCATTATGAAAGCCAGTGGTTCTAAAAGAACAGACTTTAAAAACTGGGACGAGATGTCCACCGGTGCCATCTACAACGGAATGGGACAGGGGGATGTACTGGTAACGCCGCTTCAGCTTGCCAATTATGTTTCTGCTATTGCCAATAAAGGATGGTATTATACTCCTCATATCGTTAAAGCAATTGACGGAAAACCAAATCCTGATCCAAGATTCAAAAAGAAACATCAGACCTTAGTTGATAAAAAGCATTTTGATCCTGTATTAAGAGGTATGGAAGCTGTTGTTTTGAATGGCACGGCACGAGGCTTAAAATCAAGTGATTTTACCCAGCTTGCGAAAACAGGCACTGCGCAGGTGCCTCAGGGAAAGGACAATTCGATTTTTGTATTGATCGCTCCTGCAGATAAACCGAAGATTGTAGTAGCAGCCGTTATGGAACATGCAGGATTCGGAGCAACCTGGGCTGGTCCGGCAGCGACAATTATTGCTGAAAAATATATTACAGGAGACATCAAACGTGAACACCTCTATAAGAAAATGGTGACCTCCAGTTTTATGCCTGAATACAAAAGACAATGGATTGCCGATCTCAAGCGTAAAGGCCTTTACAAGCCAAGTGAGGATTCTATAAAGCAAAAAAGAATTCTGGACAGCTTAAAATTGATAAAGGAACAGAAGGCTAAAATGCAGAAAAAGGCAGAAGAGGAAAAAAAGAATGTAAATAAAACAAAACCGGCTAAGCAATGA
- a CDS encoding rod shape-determining protein MreD produces the protein MISRTLFTDILIMIFLVALQIFVLNRITIFGKYTPVLYPVFVMFYPFFRNKFQFLALSFLIGLSVDAFLYSWGINAFATTLIAYFRTLIFRTSTDTSTDFFSFQSLQWAQFLLFLFTSIFLHQLLVQYIEFFKLSRFFEILFNVLVTSIISFIFIVIYALIFKIKQKV, from the coding sequence ATGATTAGCAGAACTTTATTTACGGACATATTAATCATGATTTTCCTGGTTGCATTACAAATTTTTGTATTGAACAGGATTACCATTTTCGGGAAGTATACGCCGGTGCTTTATCCTGTATTTGTTATGTTTTATCCTTTTTTCAGAAATAAGTTCCAGTTTTTAGCATTGAGTTTTCTGATTGGACTGTCGGTTGACGCATTCCTCTATTCCTGGGGAATCAATGCTTTTGCGACAACCCTGATTGCCTATTTCAGGACATTGATTTTTAGAACTTCTACAGATACTTCTACAGATTTCTTCTCGTTTCAGTCCCTACAGTGGGCGCAGTTTTTGCTGTTTTTATTTACGAGCATCTTTTTGCATCAGCTTTTAGTACAATATATAGAGTTTTTTAAGCTGAGCAGATTTTTTGAAATATTATTTAATGTATTGGTAACGAGTATAATTTCATTTATATTTATAGTTATCTACGCATTAATATTTAAAATCAAACAAAAAGTTTGA
- a CDS encoding rod shape-determining protein produces the protein MSLFDMFTQEIAIDLGTANTLIIHNNKIVIDQPSIVAIERSTGRPIAVGEQAKHMQGKTHEDIKTIRPLKDGVIADFHASEHMIKEFIKKIPGIKGKFIQPALRIVICIPSGITEVEKRAVRDSAQKVNAKEVRLIYEPMAAAIGVGIDVQKPEGNMIIDIGGGTTEIAVVALGGIVCDKSVKIAGDVFTNDIAYYLRTHHNLYIGERTAERIKIEVGSAVEDLDVDIEDIPVQGRDLITGKPKEIMVGYKEIARALDKSIIRIEDAVMETLSLTPPELAADIYKTGIYLAGGGALLRGLADRLHKKTGLPVFVAEDPLRAVVRGTGIALKNMDKFNFLIK, from the coding sequence ATGAGTTTATTCGATATGTTTACGCAAGAGATTGCGATAGACCTGGGTACCGCCAACACCCTTATCATCCATAATAATAAAATTGTTATAGATCAGCCTTCGATTGTTGCTATTGAACGTTCAACAGGAAGACCGATTGCTGTCGGTGAACAGGCGAAACATATGCAGGGTAAGACTCATGAAGATATCAAAACAATCCGTCCGCTTAAAGACGGTGTAATTGCCGATTTCCATGCTTCTGAACACATGATTAAAGAATTTATCAAAAAAATTCCAGGAATTAAAGGTAAATTTATCCAGCCGGCTTTGAGAATCGTAATCTGTATTCCTTCAGGAATTACGGAAGTTGAAAAAAGAGCGGTAAGAGACTCTGCACAAAAAGTAAACGCAAAAGAAGTACGTCTGATTTATGAGCCAATGGCAGCTGCAATTGGAGTAGGAATTGATGTTCAGAAACCGGAAGGAAATATGATCATCGATATAGGCGGCGGTACTACGGAAATTGCAGTAGTTGCGCTGGGAGGTATTGTCTGCGACAAATCTGTGAAAATTGCTGGCGACGTATTTACCAATGACATTGCATACTATTTAAGAACTCATCACAACCTTTACATCGGGGAAAGAACTGCGGAAAGAATTAAAATTGAAGTGGGTTCTGCCGTTGAGGACCTTGATGTTGATATCGAAGATATTCCGGTACAGGGTAGAGACCTGATTACAGGAAAACCTAAAGAAATCATGGTTGGCTACAAAGAGATCGCAAGAGCTTTAGACAAATCCATCATCAGAATTGAAGATGCGGTAATGGAAACGCTTTCCCTTACTCCTCCGGAATTGGCTGCTGATATCTATAAAACAGGTATTTATCTTGCTGGTGGTGGCGCTTTATTGAGAGGTTTGGCGGACAGATTGCACAAAAAGACAGGTCTTCCTGTTTTCGTTGCAGAAGATCCGTTGAGAGCTGTAGTTCGCGGAACAGGAATCGCACTTAAGAATATGGATAAATTCAATTTCTTAATAAAATAA
- a CDS encoding pentapeptide repeat-containing protein, whose amino-acid sequence MIEVDFSDADLSLAIFNNCDLSGAVFDNTNLEKADFRTSVNYSIDPSQNKLKKARFSLSQVHGLLLQFNIEIDKNA is encoded by the coding sequence TTGATTGAAGTCGATTTCTCTGATGCTGATCTCTCACTTGCAATATTTAATAACTGTGATCTGTCCGGCGCTGTATTTGACAATACAAATCTCGAAAAAGCTGATTTCAGAACATCGGTTAATTATTCCATTGATCCTTCCCAAAATAAGCTTAAAAAGGCAAGATTTTCACTTTCTCAAGTTCATGGACTATTGCTTCAATTCAATATAGAAATTGATAAAAACGCATAG
- the mreC gene encoding rod shape-determining protein MreC: MGFLLRLFSKNALFVFFIFLQIIALILIFSKNAMQKSWIAGQSAALNSWVSGYIDEGVSYLKLKQINEDLVTQNKALMMELYGKQGAKNPQFRKVHDTLGGGQIYTFVDGEIVFNSINRRNNYFTINRGRRDGVFPQMGVMAPKGIAGIVINSTDSYALVQSVLSVNKIRINAALKNSGYFGTLTWNGDNSRVMHLADIPKYVALKIGDTVVTDGKSAIFPKGVMIGTVAGYSVDNKTGFWDISVELSEKMGALSKVYVVKNLKKAEVQKIQDTMQSVIKKEDD; this comes from the coding sequence ATGGGATTTTTGCTGAGATTATTTTCGAAGAATGCACTTTTTGTTTTCTTTATATTTCTGCAAATTATTGCTCTTATTCTGATATTCTCTAAAAATGCCATGCAGAAATCCTGGATCGCAGGACAGTCTGCTGCACTGAATTCCTGGGTTTCGGGATATATTGATGAAGGGGTTTCTTATCTGAAGCTTAAACAGATCAATGAAGACCTTGTTACGCAAAATAAAGCCTTAATGATGGAACTTTACGGAAAACAGGGCGCTAAAAATCCTCAGTTCAGGAAAGTTCATGATACGCTGGGAGGCGGACAGATCTATACATTTGTAGATGGTGAAATCGTTTTCAACAGTATCAACAGAAGAAATAATTATTTTACCATCAACAGGGGAAGAAGAGATGGCGTATTTCCGCAAATGGGAGTTATGGCTCCTAAAGGCATTGCAGGAATTGTGATCAACTCTACAGACAGCTATGCTTTAGTACAGTCGGTGTTGAGTGTAAATAAAATCAGAATCAATGCTGCTCTTAAAAATTCGGGGTATTTCGGAACGCTTACGTGGAACGGGGACAATTCCCGAGTGATGCATCTTGCTGATATTCCAAAATACGTAGCCCTGAAAATTGGTGATACTGTAGTAACCGATGGTAAATCAGCAATCTTTCCTAAAGGTGTAATGATTGGTACTGTAGCAGGATATTCCGTTGATAATAAAACAGGGTTTTGGGATATTTCGGTTGAGCTGAGTGAGAAAATGGGAGCACTGAGTAAAGTTTATGTCGTTAAAAACCTTAAAAAAGCGGAAGTACAAAAAATTCAGGATACGATGCAATCTGTAATAAAAAAGGAAGATGATTAG
- a CDS encoding C40 family peptidase, translated as MKKRVLFYLVALVSTVSLQSCVTNYVVSKPATYAKEYKTDAKLASIDTHKMEQDKQQLINSFLAEKAASLANAKNSIKNSEIAKAIMHNKTIDNILTEAQTYLGTPYRYGGMTRNGIDCSAFVLSVFGAAAGLSLPRVAASQSQEGEKVEKENLQKGDLIFFSHGRRISHVGIVESVSEDGEVKFIHAATSKGVMVSSLNDSYWGPKYRFGKRIINENGEAINNLAATTPASNGTNF; from the coding sequence ATGAAGAAAAGAGTTTTGTTTTATTTAGTTGCTTTAGTTTCTACAGTATCGTTACAATCATGTGTTACAAATTATGTAGTATCAAAACCAGCAACTTACGCTAAAGAATACAAAACAGATGCCAAACTAGCTTCTATTGACACTCACAAAATGGAGCAGGACAAGCAACAACTGATTAATTCATTTCTTGCAGAAAAGGCAGCTTCTTTAGCAAATGCTAAAAATTCCATTAAAAATTCTGAGATTGCAAAAGCAATCATGCACAATAAAACCATCGACAATATTTTAACAGAAGCACAGACTTACCTGGGAACTCCTTACCGATACGGAGGGATGACCAGAAACGGGATAGACTGCTCAGCTTTTGTTCTTTCCGTTTTCGGGGCAGCAGCAGGGCTTAGCTTACCAAGAGTAGCAGCTTCCCAGTCTCAGGAGGGAGAAAAAGTAGAAAAAGAAAATCTTCAGAAAGGAGACCTGATTTTCTTTTCTCACGGAAGAAGAATTTCTCACGTAGGTATTGTAGAAAGTGTATCGGAAGATGGTGAAGTGAAGTTCATTCACGCTGCCACCTCAAAAGGAGTAATGGTTTCTTCACTGAACGACTCTTACTGGGGTCCGAAGTACAGATTCGGAAAAAGAATAATCAATGAGAACGGAGAAGCAATCAACAATCTTGCAGCAACAACTCCCGCATCAAACGGAACAAATTTTTAA